A portion of the Bactrocera neohumeralis isolate Rockhampton chromosome 2, APGP_CSIRO_Bneo_wtdbg2-racon-allhic-juicebox.fasta_v2, whole genome shotgun sequence genome contains these proteins:
- the LOC126751074 gene encoding uncharacterized protein LOC126751074, with amino-acid sequence MQNFNNLTTLLNLIGVTTLGQEFMQILADIVINSSKERRVNTIIYTSYEAGNNTALDSMNILRSLAQNTRGTVTFLHIDTTPPIERYFKKFNTELLSIAQLTHNRKLDESILRKLWQRLWRIRQTRLILLLHDLASSGYVSKILRLCLRHQVFNVIVLQPHKVVMEGSYWTVRIYPTQMPVKSSFTPPDYRAIFPKHLSNMYGHPLRVFTKAWYPQIYTYTPTAGDATLSGFLGRALVEYANFHNATIEHPIGTQRKYLSYVELCDYFENKTIDMGSLEPIDFSDRNISFSVVFQRIDWCLMVPLEQPLPKSSFYFNIIQSTVIILFSCSFIVISCFWICIARWQAQPPLKMFEHFINIPLLPGLLGMAFQIDRRISSKHKLLVCTISLAGVIVGTAYGTYLQSYIVNAPLGARVQTITELLRRGIQVAVSAEELELISNNLDFRQYLQNFTVFNNFTELLLLRDTLDTGYAFTVTDMWAIYDELQKYFARPLFRLSDICFCRNYPMVIPLQESSMHRQPLNEFLARLHEAGLIDHWRRHSFLELLEMDWLTLYDNGTYYDFKPMQMADLHEVLAAMSVLFVLSLISFVFEFFEVTIFRFYTSVRHIIRKSLITKK; translated from the coding sequence ATGCAGAACTTCAACAATCTCACAACGCTACTTAACTTAATTGGTGTGACGACGTTGGGTCAAGAATTTATGCAAATACTGGCAGATATTGTGATTAACTCCTCGAAGGAGCGGCGGGTGaatacaattatatatacaagttATGAAGCGGGCAATAACACTGCGCTAGATTCCATGAACATACTGCGCTCACTGGCCCAAAACACGCGTGGTACAGTAACATTCCTACATATTGACACCACACCGCCCATCGAacgttattttaagaaattcaaTACGGAACTGCTGAGCATCGCACAGCTCACGCATAACCGTAAGTTGGATGAAAGTATCTTGAGAAAGCTCTGGCAACGGCTTTGGCGCATCAGACAAACTCGGCTTATACTGCTACTGCACGACTTAGCAAGCTCGGGTTATGTAAGTAAAATACTAAGGTTGTGTTTGAGGCATCAAGTTTTCAATGTAATTGTGCTGCAGCCGCACAAAGTTGTGATGGAAGGCAGCTATTGGACGGTACGCATATATCCCACACAAATGCCAGTTAAAAGCAGCTTTACGCCACCAGACTATCGAGCAATATTTCCAAAACATTTGTCGAATATGTATGGTCATCCATTGCGCGTATTCACGAAAGCTTGGTATCCgcaaatttatacatacacgCCCACAGCAGGCGACGCCACGCTTAGCGGTTTCTTAGGACGTGCTTTGGTCGAATATGCAAATTTTCACAATGCCACAATTGAGCATCCCATAGGCACGCAGCGTAAATATTTAAGCTATGTGGAATTGTGTGATTACTTCGAGAACAAGACCATTGATATGGGCTCACTAGAACCCATCGACTTCAGTGATCGTAATATCAGCTTTTCGGTGGTGTTTCAACGCATCGATTGGTGCCTGATGGTGCCATTGGAGCAGCCACTGCCAAAATCGTCCTTCTACTTTAATATCATACAAAGTACCGTTATAATTCTATTCAGCTGCAGTTTCATTGTTATCAGCTGTTTTTGGATCTGCATAGCGCGTTGGCAAGCTCAGCCACCGCTGAAAATGTTCGAGCACTTCATTAATATTCCGTTGTTGCCCGGCTTGTTGGGCATGGCATTTCAAATTGACAGGCGTATTTCAAGCAAACATAAACTGTTGGTTTGTACCATCTCGCTGGCGGGTGTGATAGTCGGCACAGCATACGGCACTTACCTGCAGAGCTACATTGTGAACGCACCGCTCGGTGCTAGGGTCCAAACAATTACCGAATTATTGCGTCGAGGCATACAAGTGGCTGTTAGCGCTGAAGAGCTTGAGTTAATTAGTAATAACTTGGATTTTAGGCAATATCTGCAGAACTTTACCGTCTTTAATAATTTCACGGAGCTCTTATTACTACGTGACACGCTGGATACCGGCTATGCATTTACGGTGACCGATATGTGGGCCATCTACGATGAGTTGCAGAAATATTTCGCTCGCCCGCTTTTTCGCCTATCCGACATTTGTTTCTGCCGTAACTACCCGATGGTTATTCCCTTGCAGGAGAGTTCAATGCACCGTCAACCGTTGAATGAGTTCCTGGCACGTCTACACGAAGCCGGTCTGATAGATCACTGGCGACGTCACAGTTTCTTGGAATTGTTGGAAATGGACTGGTTAACTTTGTATGACAATGGCACGTATTACGATTTCAAGCCAATGCAAATGGCGGACTTACATGAAGTACTCGCAGCCATGTCTGTTTTGTTCGTGTTGAGTCTCATTAGCTTCGTGTTTGAGTTTTTCGAGGTGACAATTTTCAGATTCTATACTTCGGTGCGGCATATAATACGCAAAAGTTTAATAACgaagaaataa